One genomic region from Paroceanicella profunda encodes:
- the rnc gene encoding ribonuclease III — protein MAARSEVLARVEARIGHVFSRSDLLDEALTHASFSTNVRPDNQRLEFLGDRVLGLVIAEALLVQDPGAAEGVLAPRLNALVRKETCAEVAVDLDLGAAIVMGRSEMLSGGRRKQAILGDAMESVIAAVYLDAGLDVARAFILRAWAGRVETAEARAADAKSALQEWAQGRGQEPPDYREIARSGPPHAPIFTIEVRLASGESAVAQARSKRAAQQSAAAQLLKSLETGDE, from the coding sequence ATGGCCGCGCGCAGCGAGGTGCTGGCCCGCGTCGAGGCGCGGATCGGGCATGTGTTCTCCCGCTCCGACCTGCTCGACGAGGCGCTCACCCATGCCTCCTTCTCCACCAACGTGCGGCCGGACAACCAGCGGCTGGAGTTCCTGGGAGACCGGGTGCTCGGGCTGGTGATCGCCGAGGCGTTGCTGGTGCAGGACCCGGGCGCGGCCGAGGGCGTTCTGGCACCGCGCCTCAACGCGCTGGTGCGCAAGGAGACCTGCGCGGAGGTTGCGGTGGACCTCGATCTCGGCGCCGCCATCGTGATGGGCCGCTCGGAGATGCTCTCGGGCGGGCGGCGCAAGCAGGCCATCCTGGGCGACGCCATGGAATCGGTGATCGCGGCAGTGTATCTTGACGCCGGGCTCGACGTGGCGCGCGCCTTCATCCTGCGGGCCTGGGCCGGCCGGGTGGAGACCGCGGAGGCGCGGGCCGCGGATGCGAAGAGCGCCTTGCAGGAATGGGCACAGGGCCGCGGCCAGGAGCCGCCGGATTATCGCGAAATCGCGCGCAGCGGGCCGCCGCACGCGCCGATCTTCACCATCGAGGTGCGGCTGGCCAGCGGTGAGAGCGCCGTTGCCCAGGCCCGATCGAAACGTGCGGCACAGCAATCGGCGGCGGCACAGCTGCTCAAGTCACTGGAGACCGGAGATGAGTGA
- the era gene encoding GTPase Era — MSETTRCGFVALIGEPNAGKSTLLNRMVGAKVSIVTHKVQTTRTRIRGVALEGDAQVVFVDTPGLFRPRRRLDRAMVAAAWSGASDADAIVLLVEAHRGITPGVEAILATLAEQAGERPVVLAINKIDRVKAETLLALSETLNAKRDFAATFMISAERGHGVPHLREWLAERMPEGPWLYPEDQIADLPLRMIASETTREKLTLRLHEELPYQLTVETETWTEREDGSVRIDQVVYVMRDGHKGIVLGSKGETIKAVGSAARTDLREFLGRDVHLFLQVKVRPNWLEEPERYSEMGLDFKDGA; from the coding sequence ATGAGTGAAACGACCCGTTGCGGGTTCGTCGCCCTGATCGGCGAGCCGAATGCCGGCAAGTCGACCCTGCTGAACCGCATGGTGGGGGCGAAGGTCTCCATCGTCACGCACAAGGTGCAGACGACGCGGACACGCATCCGCGGCGTGGCGCTGGAGGGCGATGCGCAGGTGGTGTTCGTGGACACGCCGGGCCTGTTCCGCCCGCGCCGGCGGCTGGACCGCGCCATGGTGGCCGCGGCCTGGTCCGGCGCGTCGGACGCCGATGCCATCGTGCTGCTGGTCGAGGCGCATCGCGGCATCACGCCGGGGGTGGAGGCGATCCTCGCGACCCTGGCCGAGCAGGCCGGCGAACGCCCCGTCGTGCTGGCGATCAACAAGATCGACCGGGTGAAGGCCGAGACGCTGCTGGCACTCTCCGAGACGCTGAACGCGAAGCGCGACTTCGCCGCGACCTTCATGATCTCGGCGGAGCGGGGCCACGGCGTGCCGCATCTGCGCGAATGGCTGGCGGAGCGGATGCCGGAGGGCCCCTGGCTCTACCCGGAGGACCAGATCGCCGACCTGCCGCTGCGGATGATCGCCTCGGAGACCACGCGCGAGAAGCTGACCCTGCGCCTGCACGAGGAACTGCCCTACCAGCTCACCGTGGAGACCGAGACCTGGACGGAGCGCGAGGACGGCTCGGTGCGCATCGACCAGGTGGTCTACGTGATGCGCGACGGCCACAAGGGCATCGTGCTCGGCTCGAAGGGCGAGACGATCAAGGCCGTCGGCTCCGCCGCGCGCACCGACCTGCGCGAGTTCCTGGGCCGCGACGTGCACCTGTTCCTGCAGGTGAAGGTACGGCCGAACTGGCTGGAGGAGCCGGAGCGCTACTCCGAGATGGGGCTGGACTTCAAGGACGGCGCATGA
- a CDS encoding DUF1491 family protein has product MARLASGFWVGAYLQRLRLADLPVYVTARGDAESGAVLVKLATLDGRARLFHRVTTPEGRRWDILADGPEPEVDAAIARQRGFDPDLWVLEVESRDGRHLLEEDGLAD; this is encoded by the coding sequence ATGGCGCGTCTCGCGTCGGGATTCTGGGTGGGCGCCTATCTGCAGCGGCTGCGCCTGGCCGACCTGCCGGTCTACGTGACGGCCCGCGGCGACGCGGAATCGGGCGCCGTGCTCGTGAAGCTCGCCACGCTGGACGGCCGCGCGCGGCTGTTCCACCGCGTCACCACCCCCGAGGGCCGGCGCTGGGACATCCTGGCCGACGGGCCGGAGCCCGAGGTCGACGCCGCCATCGCCCGGCAGCGCGGCTTCGACCCCGATCTCTGGGTGCTGGAGGTGGAGAGCCGGGACGGCCGGCACCTGCTGGAAGAGGACGGGCTGGCGGACTAG
- a CDS encoding HPr family phosphocarrier protein, whose translation MTLSLEIRNEKGLHARASARFVETVERFDARARVSRDGMTVSGDSIMGLLMLAAAKGTSIEVETSGPEAEALAEALRDLVSGLFGEGR comes from the coding sequence ATGACCCTCAGCCTCGAGATCCGCAATGAAAAGGGGCTGCACGCCCGGGCCTCGGCGCGGTTCGTCGAGACGGTGGAACGCTTCGATGCCCGCGCCCGGGTAAGCCGGGATGGCATGACCGTCTCGGGAGACAGCATCATGGGCCTGCTGATGCTCGCCGCAGCGAAAGGCACCTCGATCGAGGTCGAAACCTCCGGTCCGGAAGCCGAGGCCCTGGCCGAAGCGCTGCGCGATCTGGTCTCCGGCCTCTTCGGCGAGGGCCGCTGA
- a CDS encoding PTS sugar transporter subunit IIA, with the protein MIGLVIVAHGGLAREMLATLEHVVGKQPGARAIGIAPDDDLRAKQEEIRQAVREVEAGSGTVVITDMFGGTPSNLAMGTCRMGNVEVIYGANLPLLVKLGKTRHLPLAESVSLALDAGHKYINSAGAILSGARSEPARQ; encoded by the coding sequence ATGATCGGTCTTGTGATCGTTGCCCATGGCGGACTGGCGCGCGAAATGCTCGCGACGCTGGAACATGTGGTGGGCAAGCAGCCCGGCGCCCGTGCCATCGGCATTGCGCCCGACGATGACCTGCGCGCCAAGCAGGAGGAGATCCGCCAGGCCGTGCGGGAGGTCGAGGCCGGCTCCGGCACCGTGGTGATCACCGACATGTTCGGCGGCACGCCCTCCAACCTCGCGATGGGCACCTGCCGGATGGGCAATGTGGAGGTGATCTACGGCGCCAACCTGCCGCTGCTGGTCAAGCTCGGCAAGACCCGGCACCTGCCCCTCGCCGAAAGCGTGTCCCTCGCGCTCGACGCCGGGCACAAGTACATCAATTCCGCCGGCGCCATTCTCTCCGGCGCCCGGTCCGAGCCCGCCCGCCAGTGA
- the rapZ gene encoding RNase adapter RapZ, with product MAPPPGDEGAPTAGTQAAGREGQVVVFVTGPSGAGRSTAIRALEDLGFEVIDNLPLSLVPRLLQGTDTPGRPLAIGIDARTRGFSPTALAETAIALRDVPNLTGTLLYLDCADAVLLRRFSETRRRHPLAPDGSAETGLARELALLHPLREMADILIDTTDLTPHDLKAELQRWFGGAGMQGLALSVVSFSYKRGIPGGLDILFDMRFLSNPHWIPELRPMDGRDPAVAAHVKSDPLFETFFSRFTGLISDLLPAYRDEGKAYLSVGFGCTGGQHRSVCVAEAAAKRLELAGWPVSIRHRELERLGRSANARKGK from the coding sequence ATGGCTCCGCCGCCCGGGGACGAAGGCGCCCCGACCGCCGGCACGCAGGCCGCCGGCCGCGAAGGCCAGGTGGTGGTCTTCGTCACCGGCCCGTCCGGCGCCGGGCGCAGCACCGCGATCCGGGCGCTGGAGGACCTGGGCTTCGAGGTGATCGACAACCTGCCGCTCAGCCTCGTGCCCCGGCTGCTGCAGGGCACCGATACGCCGGGCCGGCCGCTGGCCATCGGCATCGACGCGCGCACCCGCGGCTTCAGCCCCACCGCCCTCGCCGAAACCGCCATCGCGCTGCGCGACGTGCCGAACCTCACCGGCACCCTGCTCTACCTCGACTGCGCCGATGCCGTGCTGCTGCGCCGGTTCTCCGAAACCCGGCGCCGCCACCCGCTGGCGCCGGACGGCAGCGCGGAAACCGGGCTGGCGCGCGAACTGGCCCTGCTGCATCCGCTGCGCGAGATGGCCGACATCCTGATCGACACCACCGACCTCACCCCGCATGACCTGAAGGCCGAGCTGCAGCGCTGGTTCGGCGGCGCGGGCATGCAGGGGCTGGCGCTGTCGGTGGTCAGCTTCTCCTACAAGCGCGGCATTCCCGGCGGGCTCGACATCCTGTTCGACATGCGCTTCCTCTCCAACCCGCACTGGATCCCGGAGCTGCGCCCGATGGACGGCCGCGACCCGGCCGTTGCCGCTCATGTGAAGTCCGACCCGCTGTTCGAGACCTTTTTTTCACGATTCACCGGTCTCATATCAGACCTCCTCCCGGCCTATCGGGATGAGGGCAAGGCCTACCTCAGCGTGGGCTTTGGCTGCACCGGCGGGCAACACAGGTCCGTCTGCGTCGCGGAAGCGGCCGCAAAACGGCTTGAACTCGCGGGCTGGCCTGTGTCTATTCGCCACCGTGAACTCGAGCGGCTGGGCAGGAGCGCGAATGCCCGGAAGGGGAAGTGA
- a CDS encoding HPr kinase/phosphorylase, whose amino-acid sequence MTAAPLLPPPGSLTLTQASCVAVGMRGLLVTGSPGSGKSLLCLRMIALGARLVADDGVILRRAGSCVIAVAPAAIAGRIEARGIGLVQMPRVRDIPLALHVDLDTAETERLPPPRGHSLLGVPLRSLHGRGHPDLAAVLTAVLRPGASLLEIP is encoded by the coding sequence ATGACCGCCGCCCCCCTCCTCCCGCCTCCGGGCAGCCTCACGCTCACCCAGGCGAGCTGCGTGGCCGTGGGCATGCGCGGCCTGCTGGTCACCGGCAGCCCGGGCAGCGGCAAGTCGCTGCTGTGCCTGCGGATGATCGCGCTCGGGGCGCGGCTGGTGGCCGATGACGGGGTGATCCTGCGCCGGGCCGGCTCCTGCGTGATCGCCGTGGCGCCCGCGGCCATCGCCGGGCGGATCGAGGCACGCGGCATCGGGCTGGTGCAGATGCCCCGGGTGCGCGACATCCCGCTGGCCCTGCACGTCGACCTCGACACCGCCGAGACCGAGCGCCTGCCGCCCCCGCGCGGCCACAGCCTGCTCGGGGTGCCGCTGCGCAGCCTGCACGGCCGCGGCCACCCCGATCTCGCCGCGGTCCTCACCGCCGTCCTGCGCCCCGGCGCCAGCCTGCTGGAGATCCCGTGA
- a CDS encoding sensor histidine kinase — protein MIALGALVCGILSLTRFEDALLRERSSALATEARLVAGTLALRPGRTLADRIHPALEQARLFQRVSGSRLQLFDETGAVVLDTGEEPVSLPDLSAPLPAALPDELSGPARPDLLSRIGALIEPGDSPATPDTPRTATPGDTRPDPRVKAALLGRPSIYHEPNSERQTIIAAAIPIETAEGIIGVVRVATRRGDIDEMIRYERNRIFQMGVVAAAVSVLLSLVLANTIALPIRRLAAAAERGQGRSTRILDPGRIHIPDLTARRDEIGDLSGAMRRMTAALVERVEDTERFAADVAHEIRNPLTSLRSAVETLRVAPEGGAARRRLMQVIETDVMRLDRLVTDISNSSRLDSEMVREERAVFSMTGLLRMVVEVQAPPARGRVGQLFADLPAEPLGLSGIESRLAQVFINLIDNALSFLPPGGTVVVSAAPHGTREVMVSVCDTGPGLPPENLDDIFRRFYSERPERDFGGHSGLGLSISRQIVDAHGGRIWAENRPPRPDGSPGGACFRVVLPQ, from the coding sequence ATGATCGCCCTCGGCGCGCTGGTCTGCGGAATCCTCTCCCTTACCCGCTTCGAGGACGCGCTGCTGCGCGAACGCTCCAGCGCCCTGGCCACCGAGGCCCGGCTGGTGGCCGGCACCCTCGCCCTGCGCCCCGGCCGCACCCTGGCGGACCGGATCCATCCGGCGCTTGAACAGGCGCGCCTGTTCCAGAGGGTGAGCGGCAGCCGCCTGCAGCTCTTCGACGAGACCGGGGCCGTCGTGCTCGACACCGGAGAGGAGCCCGTCAGCCTGCCCGACCTGAGCGCCCCCCTGCCCGCGGCGCTGCCCGACGAACTCAGCGGCCCGGCGCGGCCGGACCTGCTCAGCCGGATCGGCGCGCTGATCGAGCCCGGTGACAGCCCCGCGACACCGGACACCCCGCGCACAGCGACCCCCGGCGACACGCGGCCGGACCCGCGGGTCAAGGCCGCGCTGCTCGGCCGGCCCAGCATCTACCACGAGCCCAATTCCGAGCGGCAGACCATCATCGCCGCCGCCATTCCCATCGAGACCGCCGAGGGCATCATCGGCGTGGTCCGCGTCGCCACCCGCCGGGGCGACATCGACGAGATGATCCGCTACGAGCGCAACCGCATCTTCCAGATGGGGGTGGTGGCCGCGGCGGTCTCCGTGCTGCTGTCGCTGGTGCTGGCCAACACCATCGCCCTGCCGATCCGCCGCCTTGCGGCCGCGGCGGAGCGCGGCCAGGGCCGCTCGACGCGCATCCTCGACCCCGGCCGCATCCACATCCCCGACCTCACCGCCCGGCGGGACGAGATCGGCGATCTCTCCGGCGCGATGCGGCGGATGACGGCGGCGCTGGTCGAGCGGGTGGAGGACACCGAGCGCTTCGCCGCCGACGTGGCCCACGAGATCCGCAACCCGCTCACCTCGCTGCGCTCCGCGGTGGAAACGCTGCGCGTGGCGCCGGAGGGCGGTGCCGCCCGCCGCCGGCTGATGCAGGTGATCGAGACCGACGTGATGCGCCTCGACCGGCTGGTGACCGACATCTCCAACTCCTCTCGGCTCGACAGCGAGATGGTGCGCGAGGAGCGCGCCGTCTTCTCGATGACCGGGCTGCTGCGCATGGTCGTCGAGGTGCAGGCGCCGCCGGCGCGCGGCCGTGTCGGCCAGCTCTTCGCCGACCTGCCGGCGGAGCCCCTCGGCCTCAGCGGCATCGAGAGCCGCCTGGCGCAGGTGTTCATCAACCTCATCGACAACGCCCTCTCCTTCCTGCCGCCCGGCGGCACCGTGGTGGTGAGCGCGGCGCCCCACGGCACCCGCGAGGTGATGGTGAGCGTGTGCGACACCGGCCCCGGCCTGCCGCCGGAGAACCTCGACGACATCTTCCGCCGCTTCTACTCCGAGCGCCCGGAGCGCGATTTCGGCGGCCATTCCGGCCTCGGCCTCAGCATCTCGCGGCAGATCGTGGACGCGCACGGCGGCCGCATCTGGGCGGAGAACCGCCCGCCCCGGCCCGACGGCAGCCCCGGCGGCGCCTGTTTCCGCGTGGTCCTGCCGCAATGA
- a CDS encoding response regulator transcription factor has product MPAIALVDDDRNILASLSILLESEGFEIRTYSDGATALHALSASPPDIAVLDIKMPRMDGMEVLRRLRRKSEVPVIFLTSKDDEVDEMLGLRMGADDYIRKPFSQRLLIERIRAVLRRRNPQDDAAERTEAETILERGALVMDPMRHAVIWRGMPVNLTLTEFLILHALAQRPGFVKTREQLMQVAYQDEVYVDDRTIDSHIKRVRKKLRAVDETFASIETLYGVGYRYREA; this is encoded by the coding sequence ATGCCCGCGATCGCACTGGTCGATGACGACAGGAACATTCTGGCGTCGCTCTCGATCCTGCTGGAATCCGAGGGGTTCGAGATCCGCACCTATTCCGACGGGGCGACCGCGCTGCATGCCCTCTCCGCCAGCCCGCCCGACATCGCCGTGCTCGACATCAAGATGCCGCGCATGGACGGCATGGAGGTGCTCCGCCGCCTGCGCCGCAAGAGCGAGGTTCCGGTGATCTTCCTCACCTCGAAGGATGACGAGGTCGACGAGATGCTGGGCCTGCGCATGGGCGCGGACGACTACATCCGCAAGCCCTTCTCCCAGCGCCTGCTCATCGAGCGCATCCGCGCCGTGCTGCGCCGCCGCAACCCCCAGGACGACGCCGCCGAGCGCACCGAGGCCGAGACCATCCTGGAGCGCGGCGCGCTGGTGATGGACCCGATGCGCCACGCCGTGATCTGGCGCGGCATGCCGGTGAACCTCACCCTCACCGAATTCCTCATCCTGCACGCCCTCGCCCAGCGACCCGGCTTCGTGAAAACCCGCGAACAGCTGATGCAGGTCGCCTACCAGGACGAAGTCTATGTCGATGACCGCACCATCGACAGCCACATCAAGCGCGTGCGCAAGAAGCTGCGCGCGGTGGACGAGACCTTCGCCTCCATCGAGACGCTCTACGGCGTGGGGTACCGCTACAGGGAGGCCTGA
- a CDS encoding phosphoenolpyruvate carboxykinase, whose protein sequence is METGIVNPARTLDATGITGLSKIHYNLNEAGLMQAAVARGEGEIGNGGTFLCSTGKHTGRSPKDKFVVQDPSVLDQVWWENNSPMSPEHFATLHADMLEHMKGREYFVEDLYGGADPDYRLNVRLITELAWHGLFIRHLLRRPEIAELESFVEDFTIINCPSFKADPARHGCRTETVIAISFEKKLVLIGDTSYAGENKKSVFSILNYLLPEKGVMPMHCSANHARDDTDDVAVFFGLSGTGKTTLSADPGRVLIGDDEHGWSDNGTFNFEGGCYAKTISLNPEAEPEIYATTSKFATVIENMVYDPNTKVLDFEDDSLTANMRCAYPLHYISNASETSLGGIPKNIIMLTCDAYGVLPPIARLTPAQAMYHFLSGFTSKVAGTEKGVTEPQPTFSTCFGAPFMPRRPEVYGALLRDKIAQYGSECWLVNTGWTGGAYGTGARMPIRATRALLTAALDGSLGKAEFRRDPNFGFEVPVAVPGVDAELLDPRATWADGAAYDAQATKLVEMFAKNFDQYVAHVGEDVIAAAPRAA, encoded by the coding sequence ATGGAAACCGGCATTGTAAATCCGGCCCGAACGCTGGATGCGACCGGCATTACCGGTCTGTCAAAAATTCATTACAACCTGAATGAAGCCGGCCTGATGCAGGCTGCAGTGGCCCGCGGAGAGGGCGAGATCGGCAACGGCGGAACTTTCCTGTGTTCCACCGGCAAGCACACCGGGCGGTCCCCGAAGGACAAGTTCGTGGTGCAGGACCCGTCGGTTCTCGACCAGGTCTGGTGGGAGAACAATTCCCCGATGTCGCCGGAGCATTTCGCGACACTGCATGCAGACATGCTCGAGCACATGAAGGGCCGCGAGTATTTCGTGGAGGATCTCTACGGCGGCGCCGACCCGGACTACCGCCTGAACGTGCGCCTGATCACCGAGCTGGCCTGGCACGGGCTGTTCATCCGCCACCTGCTGCGGCGGCCGGAGATCGCGGAGCTGGAAAGCTTCGTCGAGGATTTCACCATCATCAACTGCCCCAGCTTCAAGGCGGACCCCGCCCGCCACGGCTGCCGCACGGAAACCGTGATCGCCATCTCCTTCGAGAAGAAGCTGGTGCTGATCGGCGACACCTCCTACGCCGGCGAGAACAAGAAGTCGGTGTTCTCCATCCTCAACTACCTGCTGCCCGAGAAGGGCGTGATGCCGATGCACTGCTCGGCCAACCACGCCCGGGACGACACGGACGACGTGGCGGTGTTCTTCGGCCTGTCGGGCACCGGCAAGACCACCCTCTCCGCCGACCCGGGCCGGGTGCTGATCGGCGATGACGAGCACGGCTGGTCGGACAACGGCACCTTCAACTTCGAGGGCGGCTGCTACGCCAAGACCATCAGCCTCAACCCCGAGGCGGAGCCGGAGATCTACGCCACCACCTCCAAGTTCGCCACCGTGATCGAGAACATGGTCTACGATCCGAACACCAAGGTGCTGGACTTCGAGGATGACAGCCTCACCGCGAACATGCGCTGCGCCTACCCGCTGCACTACATCTCCAATGCCTCGGAGACCTCGCTGGGCGGCATCCCGAAGAACATCATCATGCTCACCTGCGACGCCTACGGCGTGCTGCCGCCGATCGCGCGGCTGACGCCGGCGCAGGCGATGTACCACTTCCTCTCGGGCTTCACCTCCAAGGTGGCCGGCACCGAGAAGGGCGTGACCGAGCCGCAGCCCACCTTCTCCACCTGCTTCGGCGCGCCGTTCATGCCGCGCCGGCCGGAGGTCTACGGCGCGCTGCTGCGCGACAAGATCGCCCAGTACGGCTCGGAGTGCTGGCTGGTGAACACCGGCTGGACCGGCGGCGCCTACGGCACCGGCGCCCGCATGCCCATCCGCGCCACCCGCGCGCTGCTCACCGCGGCGCTGGACGGCTCGCTGGGCAAGGCGGAATTCCGACGGGATCCGAACTTCGGCTTCGAGGTGCCGGTGGCGGTTCCGGGCGTGGACGCGGAGCTCCTCGACCCCCGCGCCACCTGGGCCGATGGTGCCGCCTATGACGCGCAGGCGACCAAGCTGGTGGAGATGTTCGCGAAGAATTTCGACCAGTACGTGGCCCATGTCGGCGAGGACGTGATCGCCGCGGCCCCCAGGGCCGCCTGA
- a CDS encoding Stf0 family sulfotransferase translates to MSRYQSYMICTAPRSGSTLLCSLLAATGVAGRPDSHFHRPSLADWQEAHGITPDAAAPERDILQAVVRAAIAEGSGDTGMFGLRMQRHSFDYFMASLAVLHPGLPDDVARIRAAFGHTLFIHLTRRDKVEQAVSLTRASQTGLWHVAPDGAELERLAPHREPAYDAEAIRAGVAEMTAADRDWEAWFAREGITPHRITYDALSADPAGTLGALLDRLVPGRDAARDVGPGTRKLADATSADWVARFRAENGLT, encoded by the coding sequence ATGTCCCGATACCAGTCCTACATGATCTGCACCGCGCCGCGCAGCGGCAGCACCCTGTTGTGCAGCCTGCTGGCGGCGACGGGTGTCGCTGGCCGGCCGGACTCGCATTTCCACCGGCCGTCCCTGGCGGACTGGCAGGAAGCCCACGGCATCACCCCGGACGCCGCCGCCCCGGAACGGGACATCCTCCAGGCCGTGGTCCGCGCCGCCATCGCCGAGGGCAGTGGCGACACCGGCATGTTCGGCCTGCGCATGCAGCGCCACAGTTTCGACTATTTCATGGCCAGCCTCGCCGTGCTGCACCCGGGCCTGCCGGACGACGTGGCGCGCATCCGGGCGGCCTTCGGGCACACGCTGTTCATCCACCTCACCCGGCGCGACAAGGTGGAGCAGGCGGTGTCGCTGACCCGCGCCAGCCAGACCGGCCTGTGGCACGTGGCGCCGGACGGCGCCGAACTGGAGCGGCTCGCCCCGCACCGCGAGCCCGCCTATGACGCCGAGGCGATCCGCGCCGGCGTCGCGGAGATGACCGCCGCGGACCGTGACTGGGAGGCCTGGTTCGCGCGTGAGGGCATCACCCCGCACCGCATCACCTACGACGCGCTCTCCGCCGACCCCGCCGGAACCCTCGGCGCCCTGCTGGACCGCCTCGTCCCCGGCAGGGATGCGGCGCGCGACGTCGGGCCCGGAACCCGGAAACTGGCCGATGCCACCAGCGCAGACTGGGTGGCGCGTTTCCGGGCCGAGAACGGGCTGACCTGA
- a CDS encoding sulfite exporter TauE/SafE family protein has protein sequence MGSLFDTLGWAPLLLSVAIMALAGFVKGAVGFALPMIAISGLGMLLPPQLAVAALILPSLASNLWQALHQGPREAARSLRRHGLLIGVMLVTILITAQTLTLISDRALFLALGAVVTGACALQLSGWTPPDPGDSPGAAAGVGLAAGVSGGLAAVWGPPIVLYLLARGTDKREAVLMQGIAYLLGSVVLTLAHLRSGLISAETAPFSALLVLPAMAGMVAGLRLQARLPQQRFRRLTMLVLLLAGLNLLRRGLMG, from the coding sequence ATGGGCAGCTTGTTCGACACACTCGGCTGGGCGCCGCTGCTGCTGAGCGTCGCCATCATGGCGCTGGCGGGCTTCGTGAAAGGCGCGGTGGGCTTCGCGCTGCCGATGATCGCGATCTCCGGGCTGGGAATGCTGCTGCCGCCGCAGCTTGCGGTGGCGGCGCTGATCCTGCCGTCGCTGGCCAGCAACCTCTGGCAGGCGCTGCACCAGGGCCCGCGTGAGGCCGCCCGCAGCCTGCGCCGCCACGGGCTGCTGATCGGGGTGATGCTGGTCACCATCCTGATCACGGCGCAGACGCTCACGCTGATCTCCGACCGCGCGCTGTTCCTCGCCCTCGGCGCGGTGGTGACCGGGGCCTGCGCGCTGCAACTCTCCGGCTGGACCCCGCCCGACCCCGGCGACAGCCCGGGCGCAGCCGCGGGCGTGGGCCTCGCGGCCGGTGTTTCCGGCGGGCTGGCGGCGGTCTGGGGCCCGCCGATCGTGCTCTACCTGCTCGCGCGCGGCACCGACAAGCGCGAGGCGGTCCTGATGCAGGGCATCGCCTACCTGCTGGGCTCGGTGGTGCTCACGCTCGCGCACCTGCGCTCCGGGCTGATCAGCGCCGAAACCGCGCCGTTCTCCGCGCTGCTGGTGCTGCCGGCAATGGCCGGCATGGTGGCCGGGCTGCGCCTGCAGGCCCGCCTGCCGCAACAGCGCTTCCGCCGCCTCACCATGCTGGTGCTGCTGCTGGCCGGGCTGAACCTGCTGCGCCGCGGGCTGATGGGCTGA